From a region of the Aeoliella mucimassa genome:
- a CDS encoding secretin N-terminal domain-containing protein, producing MAIISPATAQPVEEDVQFFGSDEEFVIPSPNSMQVAPGRPVVIEHHMEQPTEGEAAPPSNPEVPNQPQPEGEKKPDEAAPDGDVKRPEQPPKVADPRELEAKPDSSGKVSFSFNGQMWPDVLQWLANVSGKSLDWTELPAGYLNLTTQRSYTLPEARDLINRQLHARGFTMILNGEVLSIFKIDKLDPSLIPRVDEEDLYDLQPADFVKITFQLPIGMEVAAAAEDVKKTAGEHTKVIPLPSTRRILLITTVAHARLVSSILNEERLAVDGKIVPVEIILKHRRAEKIIDILYVVLGLDPAGRPSQEELAMRQQKMQMLMQMQGQGKDISRMLKQDGPDVYLAYNSHRNSVLINAPPEVIRTIRHTIELLDVPADGGDIDLTAELGHRIPKSYKLETINPTTLQTTLEEIGDLSPLTELRADNKADILFARATEADHAKIEQLIKQLDEAGLETMVFMLRKHPADAVAGTLQTMFAPSKDDKKSNSSRFRNWDPWGYNPYEEEEEPPADVRIDADIENNRLIVRATPEQLQQIRDFLIQLGEPLDEPDRRDHMRVVDSMSADDTAALLQRLRRIWPQMSDNELRIEGYPLEGTTQQNTPADDSTTEPEAEQAIPVEETSAPDREARSSSGKFHFANEQTTATTPPETDDSEPLSEPETVPIESGRPPVVIRVAPDGRLLLFSDDTLALDEAERLIDSVAPPQERFRLFQVKYVTAYSIYLTLKNLYKEEIDGDKTDGYFDQFLWEYIPGQQKRSSPQMSKRKRLKLDWDTGSNTILVANASEDQLREIGTLIEKYDRPSDDEDSKTRRTAAIKLKYSQAKVVAAALKDVYRDLLSSRDKEFETEDKKGAATQRETTTIIRYGQGTGDSDDGKKPTPVKVGFQGALSIGVDEISNIIIISVQEELFESVLQIVQSLDEAASPQTTVAVHSLHSGISPEALKKALSEALGDPWVGGKPEKQRTEGDQQQHPGPGRPGGEHPQPGGGPQPSE from the coding sequence ATGGCGATCATCTCGCCTGCTACTGCGCAGCCCGTCGAAGAAGACGTGCAGTTTTTTGGATCCGATGAGGAATTCGTGATCCCCTCTCCCAATAGCATGCAGGTCGCTCCCGGCCGGCCGGTGGTGATCGAACACCACATGGAGCAGCCCACCGAGGGCGAAGCAGCTCCCCCCAGCAATCCAGAGGTGCCGAACCAACCGCAGCCTGAAGGGGAGAAAAAGCCGGACGAAGCCGCCCCGGACGGCGACGTAAAGCGTCCCGAGCAACCACCCAAGGTGGCTGATCCCCGCGAGCTGGAGGCCAAGCCTGACTCAAGCGGCAAAGTGTCGTTCAGCTTCAACGGCCAAATGTGGCCCGACGTGCTGCAATGGCTGGCAAACGTGTCGGGCAAGAGCCTCGACTGGACCGAACTACCGGCCGGATATCTCAACCTCACCACGCAGCGGTCGTACACGCTGCCCGAAGCCCGCGACCTGATCAACCGCCAGCTCCACGCCCGCGGCTTTACGATGATCCTCAACGGCGAGGTGCTCAGCATCTTTAAGATCGACAAACTCGATCCGAGCTTGATTCCCCGCGTCGACGAAGAAGATCTATACGACCTGCAGCCGGCCGACTTTGTGAAAATCACCTTCCAGCTTCCCATAGGAATGGAAGTGGCCGCCGCGGCCGAGGACGTGAAGAAGACCGCTGGCGAGCACACGAAGGTCATTCCGCTGCCGTCGACGCGACGCATCTTGCTGATTACCACGGTCGCCCACGCCCGCCTGGTCAGCAGCATCCTGAACGAAGAACGCCTGGCGGTCGACGGTAAAATCGTCCCGGTTGAAATCATCTTGAAGCATCGGCGGGCGGAAAAAATCATCGATATCCTTTACGTGGTACTCGGTCTCGATCCTGCCGGCCGGCCTTCGCAGGAAGAGCTCGCCATGCGGCAGCAAAAAATGCAAATGCTGATGCAGATGCAAGGTCAAGGCAAAGACATTTCGCGGATGCTCAAGCAGGATGGCCCCGACGTTTACCTGGCATACAACTCGCATCGCAACAGCGTGCTGATTAACGCCCCGCCGGAGGTAATTCGCACCATCCGCCACACGATCGAACTGCTCGACGTGCCGGCCGACGGGGGCGATATCGACCTCACTGCCGAACTTGGGCATCGCATCCCCAAAAGTTACAAGCTCGAAACGATCAACCCCACGACGCTGCAAACAACTCTCGAAGAAATCGGTGACCTCAGCCCGCTGACCGAACTGCGAGCCGATAACAAAGCCGATATCCTGTTCGCCCGCGCGACCGAAGCCGACCATGCCAAGATCGAGCAACTCATCAAACAGCTCGACGAAGCAGGCCTGGAGACCATGGTGTTTATGCTGCGAAAGCATCCGGCCGACGCGGTGGCTGGCACACTGCAGACCATGTTCGCTCCCAGCAAGGATGACAAAAAATCCAATAGCAGTCGCTTCCGCAATTGGGACCCGTGGGGATACAACCCATACGAAGAGGAAGAAGAACCACCAGCCGATGTGCGGATTGATGCCGACATCGAGAATAATCGCTTGATCGTGCGGGCGACTCCTGAGCAGTTGCAGCAGATTCGCGATTTTCTGATCCAACTCGGCGAGCCCCTCGACGAGCCCGATCGCCGGGACCATATGCGAGTCGTCGATTCGATGTCGGCCGACGACACCGCCGCGCTGCTGCAACGCCTGCGACGCATCTGGCCGCAAATGAGCGACAACGAACTGCGGATCGAAGGGTATCCGCTCGAAGGAACCACCCAACAAAACACTCCAGCCGACGACTCAACCACCGAGCCTGAAGCCGAACAAGCGATTCCCGTGGAAGAGACCTCCGCGCCCGACCGCGAGGCTCGCAGTAGCAGTGGCAAGTTCCACTTCGCGAACGAGCAAACAACGGCGACCACCCCACCGGAGACGGATGACTCCGAGCCCTTGTCGGAGCCTGAGACCGTACCGATAGAATCGGGAAGACCACCGGTGGTGATTCGCGTGGCGCCAGATGGTCGGTTACTACTGTTTAGCGACGACACGCTCGCCTTGGATGAAGCCGAACGATTGATCGATTCGGTGGCCCCACCGCAAGAGCGTTTCCGCTTGTTCCAAGTAAAGTATGTCACGGCTTACTCCATCTACCTAACGCTAAAGAACCTATACAAAGAAGAAATCGACGGCGACAAAACCGATGGCTATTTCGATCAGTTTCTATGGGAGTACATCCCAGGGCAGCAAAAAAGGTCGAGCCCTCAGATGTCGAAACGCAAACGCTTGAAGCTCGATTGGGATACTGGCAGCAACACAATTTTGGTGGCCAACGCCTCGGAGGATCAGCTTCGCGAAATTGGCACTTTGATCGAAAAGTATGATCGACCAAGCGACGACGAGGACTCGAAGACCCGTCGCACCGCAGCGATCAAGCTCAAGTACTCGCAGGCCAAGGTGGTGGCAGCCGCGCTGAAGGATGTGTATCGCGACCTGCTCAGTTCTCGTGACAAGGAGTTCGAGACCGAGGACAAAAAGGGAGCGGCCACGCAGCGAGAAACCACCACCATCATTCGGTACGGCCAAGGGACCGGCGATTCGGACGATGGCAAAAAGCCAACGCCGGTGAAAGTGGGGTTCCAGGGAGCCCTGTCGATCGGGGTGGATGAAATTTCGAACATCATCATTATTTCCGTGCAGGAAGAACTGTTTGAAAGCGTGTTGCAGATCGTCCAGAGCCTGGACGAAGCCGCAAGTCCGCAAACGACGGTCGCTGTTCACTCGCTCCACAGCGG